A single window of Providencia alcalifaciens DNA harbors:
- a CDS encoding tail assembly protein, with protein sequence MSLKTIRLYGILGAKFGREHRLAIDSPREAIKALSVLYDGFEQFLANAHLRGLEFAVFKGKRNIEEDELHLDTCEEIRIAPVIKGSKRGGFFQTILGVALIGVAMFAPWGAALWASDMIGAIGAAVALGGVVQMLSPQPKGLSMRQDADNKPSYAFGGSVNTTAQGNPVPLLYGLDRREVGGAIISAGIYTEDQK encoded by the coding sequence ATGAGTTTAAAAACAATACGGCTCTATGGCATTTTGGGTGCCAAGTTTGGACGTGAGCATAGACTTGCTATCGATTCACCACGCGAAGCAATTAAGGCGCTATCTGTTCTCTATGATGGGTTTGAACAGTTCTTGGCAAATGCACACCTGAGGGGGCTAGAGTTTGCTGTGTTCAAAGGCAAGCGAAATATTGAAGAAGATGAATTGCATCTTGATACCTGCGAAGAAATTCGCATTGCTCCTGTAATCAAAGGTAGTAAGCGTGGTGGTTTCTTCCAGACTATTTTAGGTGTGGCACTAATTGGTGTTGCCATGTTTGCGCCGTGGGGAGCTGCACTGTGGGCCAGCGACATGATTGGTGCGATTGGTGCCGCAGTGGCATTGGGTGGTGTTGTCCAAATGCTATCCCCTCAACCAAAAGGCCTGTCAATGCGACAAGATGCGGACAATAAGCCATCCTATGCTTTTGGCGGATCAGTGAACACAACAGCACAGGGTAATCCGGTACCGCTTTTGTATGGGCTAGACCGACGTGAGGTCGGTGGGGCGATTATCTCTGCGGGGATATATACCGAAGACCAAAAATAG